One segment of Gadus chalcogrammus isolate NIFS_2021 chromosome 8, NIFS_Gcha_1.0, whole genome shotgun sequence DNA contains the following:
- the sntg1 gene encoding gamma-1-syntrophin, whose translation MDFKTSNEETKTGIYLLQEGNEEPFNIRLHLARDILTIQEQDVICVSGDPFYSSERTVTIRRQAIGGFGLSIKGGAEHKIPVVISKISKEQKAELSGLLFIGDGILQINGINVRSYRHEEVVQVLRNAGEEVTLTVSFLKKTPAFLKLPLCEDCTCIPSDQSSGTSSPLCDSGLHLNYHPNNTDTLSCSSWPTSPGLRWEKRWVDLRLIPLLHSRLSHHLPGSDVCRKNAFQVIAVDGVCSGVIQCPTTEDGVDWLQALASSISNLTKHNVKKTNRNFPVNQQIVYMGWVDEKELDSVQDRMYTPKFLALRGSSLFKFSAPPVTTWDWTRAEKSFTVYEIMCKVLKDNDLLDKRKHCFSVQTESGEDLFYSVELEGELLTWEKAFQMATFLEVERIQCKTYACIMESHLMGLTVDFSMGFVCFDAASKAVLWRYKFSQLKGSSDDGKSKIKFLFQNQDSKAIEAKELEFSNLFAVLHCIHAFFAAKVACLDPMFVEGHATAAMGSGLSSLATISCNSQQSSKLKYAT comes from the exons ATGGATTTCAAGACTTCAAATGAAGAG ACAAAGACTGGGATTTATTTGCTGCAAGAAGGTAATGAAGAGCCGTTCAACATTCGACTGCACTTGGCCAGAGACATTCTGACGATCCAGGAGCAAGATGTCATCTGCGTGTCCGGAGATCCCTTCTACTCCAGT GAGAGGACTGTGACCATACGCAGACAGGCGATCGGAGGGTTTGGCCTGAGCATCAAG GGTGGGGCAGAGCATAAGATCCCAGTTGTGATATCCAAAATATCGAAAGAGCAAAAAG CTGAACTCTCCGGCCTCCTCTTCATCGGCGATGGCATTCTGCAG ATAAACGGAATCAACGTCAGAAGCTACCGCCACGAGGAAGTG GTCCAGGTTTTGAGAAATGCCGGCGAAGAGGTGACACTCACTGTCTCCTTCCTCAAGAAGACCCCGGCCTTTCTCAAATTGCCCCTCTGTGAAGATTGCACAT gtattCCCAGTGACCAGAGCAGTGGcacgtcctcccctctctgcgaCAGCGGCCTTCATCTAAACTACCATCCCAACAACACG GACACTCTGTCGTGCTCCTCCTGGCCAACGTCCCCGGGGCTCCGATGGGAGAAGAGGTGGGTGGACCTCCGTCTCATCCCGCTGCTCCACTCCCGTCTGTCGCACCACCTCCCGGGCTCCGACGTCTGCAG GAAAAATGCCTTTCAGGTGATAGCGGTGGACGGGGTCTGCAGCGGGGTCATTCAGTGTCCTACGACCGAGGACGGCGTGGACTGGCTCCAAGCCCTCGCCTCCAGTATCTCCAACCTCACCAAGCACAAT GTGAAGAAGACTAACCGCAATTTCCCCGTCAACCAACAG ATCGTCTACATGGGCTGGGTGGATGAGAAGGAGCTCGACTCGGTTCAGGATCGAATGTACACGCCTAAGTTCCTAGCCTTGAGGGGATCCTCGCTCTTCAAGTTCTCTGCTCCTCCG GTTACAACATGGGACTGGACACGAGCCGAGAAGAGCTTCACTGTGTATGAAATCATGTGCAAGGTTTTAAAG GATAACGACCTTCTGGACAAGAGGAAGCACTGCTTCAGCGTTCAGACGGAGAGCGGAGAGGACCTGTTTTACAGCGTCGAGCTGGAGGGTGAACTGCTCACCTGGGAGAAGGCTTTTCAGATGGCCACATTCCTGGAGGTGGAGAGAATACAG TGTAAAACATACGCCTGCATCATGGAGAGCCACCTCATGGGCCTCACCGTGGACTTCAGCATGGGCTTCGTCTGCTTCGACGCTGCCTCCAAG GCAGTGCTCTGGAGGTACAAGTTCTCCCAGCTCAAAGGCTCGTCCGACGACGGCAAAAGCAAGATCAAGTTCCTGTTCCAAAACCAAGACTCGAAAGCTATCGAAGCCAAG GAGCTGGAATTCTCCAACCTCTTCGCCGTGCTCCACTGCATCCACGCCTTCTTCGCAGCCAAGGTGGCGTGCCTGGACCCCATGTTCGTGGAGGGCCACGCCACGGCGGCGATGGGCTCCGGCCTCTCCTCGCTCGCCACCATCTCCTGTAACTCGCAGCAGTCGTCCAAACTCAAGTACGCCACTTGA